Proteins from one Ardenticatena maritima genomic window:
- a CDS encoding Asp23/Gls24 family envelope stress response protein, whose product MNALNRFLAVLALLSFIICALAMALGVWALQIGPVADFVRQWVSDFILLLAQLPTSQRATVSGFFLLLGLVAFVLLVLDLRPAPSKEVLLPVRSSEGGETVVSASAVTRRLKFAIDQLDDVVDVDAVLKPKGDGVEAYLIVRTRPNIDVPMKDAEIKQVARQVLEEQVGVKVKKLVVNIDHSPFEEEA is encoded by the coding sequence ATGAATGCGCTCAATCGTTTTTTGGCTGTGCTGGCTTTGCTCAGTTTTATCATTTGCGCGCTGGCGATGGCGCTGGGCGTGTGGGCTTTGCAGATTGGACCCGTCGCCGATTTTGTGCGCCAATGGGTGAGTGATTTCATTCTCTTGCTGGCGCAACTCCCAACGTCGCAGCGGGCGACGGTGAGCGGCTTTTTCCTCCTGTTAGGGTTGGTGGCGTTTGTCCTCCTCGTGCTCGATTTGCGCCCCGCGCCGTCGAAAGAGGTGCTCTTGCCCGTGCGTTCCAGCGAAGGGGGCGAAACGGTTGTGTCCGCCAGTGCGGTGACTCGCCGCTTGAAGTTTGCCATTGACCAACTGGATGATGTGGTGGATGTGGACGCCGTGCTGAAGCCCAAGGGCGACGGCGTGGAAGCCTATCTCATTGTGCGCACGCGCCCCAACATTGACGTTCCCATGAAAGACGCCGAAATCAAGCAGGTGGCGCGCCAAGTGCTGGAAGAGCAGGTTGGCGTGAAGGTGAAGAAACTGGTGGTGAACATTGACCACTCGCCGTTTGAAGAAGAAGCCTGA
- the cobO gene encoding cob(I)yrinic acid a,c-diamide adenosyltransferase, with amino-acid sequence MGEAERQAARAAKKKKGLVIVNTGNGKGKTTAALGILFRAWGRGMRVCMLQFLKHENASFGENKAARKLGIEIVPTGDGFTWTSRDMDETVARALHGWQLAQQKITSGEYDIVILDEFTYPLHYGWLDTQDVIAWLREHKPPMLHLVITGRYAPDALIEFADLVTEMRLVKHPFKEQQIRAQPGIEF; translated from the coding sequence ATGGGAGAAGCAGAACGCCAAGCCGCCCGTGCCGCCAAGAAGAAAAAAGGGCTTGTCATCGTGAACACAGGCAACGGAAAAGGCAAAACCACCGCCGCGCTCGGCATCCTCTTTCGTGCATGGGGGCGCGGTATGCGCGTCTGCATGCTGCAATTCCTCAAACATGAAAACGCCTCATTCGGCGAAAACAAAGCCGCGCGCAAACTCGGCATCGAAATCGTGCCCACGGGCGACGGCTTCACCTGGACCAGCCGCGACATGGATGAAACCGTCGCGCGCGCCCTGCACGGCTGGCAACTCGCCCAGCAAAAAATCACCTCTGGCGAATACGACATCGTCATTCTCGACGAATTCACCTACCCCCTGCACTACGGCTGGCTCGACACTCAGGACGTCATCGCCTGGCTGCGTGAGCACAAACCGCCCATGCTGCACCTCGTCATCACAGGGCGCTACGCCCCCGATGCGCTCATCGAATTCGCCGACCTCGTGACCGAAATGCGGCTTGTGAAACACCCGTTCAAGGAACAACAGATTCGCGCCCAGCCGGGCATCGAATTTTAG
- a CDS encoding peptidylprolyl isomerase: MKQYRRYPDMVIDPTKQYEAVIRTNKGAFRIRLFADAAPKTVNNFVFLARDGFYNGVTFHRVIPNFVAQGGDPTGTGRGGPGYRFEDEVRGNPHRHERGAVSMANAGPNTNGSQFFIVYTPQPHLDGRHTVFGKVIEGMDVVDRLEVGDVMEEVLIEECDPAPNA, translated from the coding sequence ATGAAACAGTATCGCCGCTATCCCGACATGGTGATTGACCCCACGAAACAGTACGAAGCGGTTATCCGCACCAACAAAGGGGCGTTCCGCATTCGGCTCTTTGCCGACGCCGCCCCCAAAACCGTCAACAACTTCGTCTTTCTGGCGCGTGACGGCTTTTACAATGGGGTTACGTTTCACCGTGTCATCCCCAACTTTGTCGCGCAAGGGGGCGACCCGACCGGTACCGGTCGGGGAGGACCTGGTTATCGGTTCGAGGACGAAGTGCGCGGCAACCCGCACCGCCACGAACGAGGGGCGGTCAGCATGGCCAACGCGGGACCGAATACGAACGGCTCGCAGTTTTTCATCGTGTACACACCCCAGCCGCACCTCGATGGACGCCATACGGTCTTTGGGAAGGTCATCGAGGGGATGGATGTTGTGGATAGGCTGGAAGTTGGGGATGTGATGGAAGAAGTGCTCATTGAAGAATGCGACCCCGCGCCCAACGCCTGA
- a CDS encoding type II toxin-antitoxin system VapB family antitoxin, which yields MPIIIENLEVETLLNAAAQRSGRKKTEIMRDALQLYLAHHSTRIPSQQRLALWYAFLEDEIWPHIPQEQQGRAPSKAEREAILGYGEEGA from the coding sequence ATGCCAATCATTATTGAAAATCTGGAGGTTGAAACGCTTCTCAATGCAGCAGCACAACGGAGCGGACGCAAGAAAACTGAAATCATGCGGGACGCTTTGCAACTCTATCTGGCTCATCACTCAACACGCATCCCCTCCCAACAGCGCCTCGCACTTTGGTATGCTTTTTTGGAAGATGAAATCTGGCCGCACATCCCTCAAGAACAACAGGGGCGTGCTCCAAGCAAAGCCGAACGGGAAGCCATTCTGGGATACGGCGAGGAGGGCGCATGA
- the cbiB gene encoding adenosylcobinamide-phosphate synthase CbiB: protein MKTNSRISRPWAGFLLPHNQRAAVALAALLLDQLLGELPNRLHPVAWLGRFAHTLETRLRARLPSSPVGDIAAGAVALLGVLGVSVGAARGIERLPPPLRTIAEIAALKQALAARALDQAVAAVENALLDDDLPRARHLLGWHLVSRETDTLTATEVAMATVESLAENLSDGVLAPLTWYLLGGLPAAWGYRAANTADAMWGYRTPRYEWFGKPAARLDDLLNLLPSRLTALLLVLVSGRPRHTWRTWRREARHTPSPNAGHPMAAMAGALRTTLSKRGAYTLHGGDTPCDTGHIRRARMLAGRVRGAAMVLILLSVVVKRLKNGG from the coding sequence GTGAAGACCAATTCGCGCATTTCCCGCCCTTGGGCGGGTTTTTTGTTGCCACACAACCAGCGCGCCGCTGTTGCCCTGGCGGCGCTCCTGCTCGACCAGTTGCTGGGCGAACTTCCCAACCGTCTGCATCCGGTGGCCTGGCTGGGGCGTTTTGCCCACACCCTGGAAACCCGCCTGCGCGCCCGCCTGCCCTCCTCACCCGTGGGCGACATCGCCGCCGGCGCAGTCGCCCTGTTGGGCGTGCTGGGCGTCTCCGTCGGCGCGGCGCGCGGCATCGAACGCCTGCCGCCCCCTCTGCGCACCATCGCCGAAATAGCAGCGCTCAAACAAGCCCTCGCCGCCCGCGCTCTCGACCAAGCCGTCGCCGCTGTCGAAAACGCGCTTCTTGATGACGATTTGCCCCGCGCCCGCCATCTGCTCGGCTGGCACCTCGTCAGCCGCGAGACCGACACGCTCACCGCCACCGAAGTCGCCATGGCGACGGTGGAAAGCCTGGCGGAAAACCTGAGCGACGGCGTGCTCGCCCCGCTGACGTGGTATCTGCTCGGTGGCTTGCCCGCCGCCTGGGGCTATCGCGCCGCCAACACCGCCGACGCCATGTGGGGCTACCGCACCCCGCGCTACGAATGGTTCGGCAAACCCGCCGCCCGCCTGGACGACCTGCTGAACCTCTTGCCCTCGCGCCTCACCGCCCTGCTGCTCGTGCTTGTCTCAGGGCGTCCACGCCACACCTGGCGCACCTGGCGGCGTGAAGCCCGCCACACCCCCAGCCCCAACGCGGGGCATCCCATGGCGGCCATGGCGGGCGCTCTGCGCACCACGCTGAGCAAGCGGGGCGCGTACACCCTGCACGGCGGCGATACTCCGTGCGATACGGGGCACATACGGCGTGCGCGCATGCTGGCGGGGCGTGTGAGAGGCGCGGCAATGGTGTTGATTCTGCTCAGCGTAGTGGTGAAAAGGCTGAAAAATGGTGGCTAG
- a CDS encoding glycoside hydrolase family 2 protein, protein MRPRAQRLSLNGRAWRFGEAPPQPLAFTDDDRAHVAVWRTAQVPGHVQADLLDHHLLPDPDVADGAHRAAWVETRDWWYTCAIDLALEPHQRAFVRFDGLDYIADVWWNTHRVTRHIGQFVPAHLELTPFLPRDGRSHTHTLAVRFWGPHAWPEPRWSWLDRLWKPIARRLHRPPESLCAYHPRLGHVRCQMSYGWDFAPRLLAFGLWDDVHLITTGSVHLRNVWVDGNPNAPCAWLELDAARPERVRLELRWQVVGEPQTLEGVTAVVNLHPGRQRVPVRLPITQPRLWSPWDIGTPTRYALHVRVFDGDGESDARHTTFGLRRLVWDGWRLQVNGTPFFMRGVNWVPADLLYGRLTRADYEPLVRGIRDANANIVRVWGGGLREKRAFYDVCDELGLLVWQDLPFACAFLDRFPRDRAFLDLAETSAAAIVRAVRGHPSVALYCAGNEYGPRRNAPLVKRLRRAVQREDPTRPFKPPSPSAGESHQWLVWHGFAPLTTYTTDNAQIISEAGLQALPSLDTWRRAEPDAPIWPPNPAWVRRYGEWNKAERYVRAWLGGRMPRSAEEAVLASQQAQAWGVQLVVEHQRRRKAEAAGVLIWQYNEPWPAISWALLDHDGRPKAALKRLARLYAPVAPALDVPPAAYARGDTLRGTVWVVNDTPHPLDNLRVRILEGGRVRHETTCTALPSAATPAWRFTLTLDEPVWRIELWRGEQVLTWEMYDLRRVDMGAVPPAYRLRRFVAKLVMRF, encoded by the coding sequence ATGCGACCCCGCGCCCAACGCCTGAGCCTCAACGGGCGTGCCTGGCGATTTGGTGAAGCGCCGCCCCAGCCGCTCGCTTTCACCGACGACGACCGGGCGCATGTCGCCGTCTGGCGCACGGCGCAGGTGCCCGGTCATGTGCAGGCTGATTTGCTTGACCACCACCTGCTCCCCGACCCCGACGTTGCCGATGGCGCACACCGCGCCGCCTGGGTGGAAACCCGCGATTGGTGGTACACGTGCGCCATTGACCTCGCCCTCGAACCGCACCAGCGTGCCTTTGTGCGCTTCGATGGGCTGGATTACATAGCCGATGTTTGGTGGAACACGCACCGCGTGACGCGCCACATTGGGCAGTTTGTGCCCGCGCATCTCGAACTCACGCCCTTTCTCCCCCGCGATGGACGCTCCCACACCCACACGCTCGCCGTGCGTTTCTGGGGACCCCACGCCTGGCCTGAACCGCGCTGGTCGTGGCTCGACCGCCTTTGGAAGCCGATAGCGCGGCGATTGCACCGTCCCCCCGAAAGCCTGTGCGCCTACCATCCGCGCTTGGGGCATGTGCGTTGCCAGATGAGTTACGGCTGGGATTTCGCCCCGCGCCTGCTTGCTTTCGGGCTTTGGGATGATGTCCACCTCATCACTACCGGCAGCGTGCACCTGCGCAACGTCTGGGTGGACGGCAACCCCAACGCCCCATGCGCCTGGCTCGAACTGGACGCCGCCCGCCCGGAGCGTGTGCGGCTGGAACTGCGCTGGCAGGTGGTGGGCGAACCGCAGACGCTGGAAGGCGTGACCGCCGTGGTCAACCTGCATCCGGGGCGGCAGCGCGTGCCCGTGCGGTTGCCTATCACCCAACCGCGCCTCTGGTCTCCGTGGGACATTGGGACGCCCACACGCTACGCCCTGCATGTGCGTGTTTTCGACGGCGACGGCGAAAGCGACGCCCGGCATACAACGTTTGGCTTGCGCCGGCTGGTGTGGGATGGGTGGCGTTTGCAGGTCAACGGGACGCCGTTTTTTATGCGCGGCGTCAATTGGGTGCCCGCCGACCTGCTTTACGGGCGGCTTACCCGCGCCGACTACGAACCGCTGGTGCGCGGTATCCGCGACGCCAACGCCAACATCGTGCGCGTGTGGGGGGGCGGTCTGCGTGAAAAACGCGCCTTCTATGATGTGTGCGATGAACTGGGCTTGCTCGTCTGGCAGGATTTGCCGTTCGCCTGCGCCTTCCTCGACCGCTTTCCGCGCGACCGCGCGTTTCTTGACCTTGCCGAAACCAGCGCCGCCGCCATTGTGCGGGCGGTGCGTGGGCATCCCTCGGTCGCGCTCTATTGCGCCGGCAACGAATACGGTCCGCGCCGCAACGCGCCGCTGGTGAAGCGTTTGCGGCGCGCTGTTCAGCGGGAAGACCCCACCCGTCCCTTCAAACCGCCCTCGCCGTCCGCCGGCGAATCGCACCAGTGGCTGGTTTGGCATGGGTTTGCGCCCCTCACCACCTACACCACCGACAACGCCCAAATCATCAGCGAAGCCGGCTTGCAAGCCTTGCCGTCGCTTGACACCTGGCGGCGCGCCGAACCCGACGCCCCCATTTGGCCCCCCAATCCCGCCTGGGTGCGCCGCTACGGCGAATGGAACAAAGCCGAGCGGTACGTGCGCGCCTGGCTAGGGGGGCGCATGCCCCGCTCCGCCGAAGAGGCGGTGCTGGCGAGCCAGCAGGCGCAGGCGTGGGGGGTGCAACTGGTGGTGGAACATCAGCGCCGCCGCAAAGCGGAAGCCGCAGGCGTTCTCATCTGGCAGTACAATGAACCGTGGCCGGCTATCTCGTGGGCGCTCCTTGACCATGACGGGCGCCCCAAAGCCGCCCTCAAACGTCTGGCGCGGCTCTACGCTCCCGTTGCCCCCGCGCTCGATGTGCCGCCCGCTGCCTACGCGCGCGGCGACACCTTGCGCGGCACGGTCTGGGTGGTGAACGATACCCCACACCCGCTGGATAACCTGCGCGTGCGTATTCTGGAAGGGGGGCGCGTGCGTCACGAAACCACATGCACCGCCTTGCCGTCGGCAGCGACACCGGCGTGGCGGTTCACCCTCACCCTGGACGAACCGGTCTGGCGCATCGAACTTTGGCGGGGCGAACAGGTGCTCACGTGGGAAATGTACGACCTGCGGCGTGTGGACATGGGGGCGGTGCCGCCGGCTTATCGCTTGCGCCGTTTCGTGGCAAAATTGGTCATGCGCTTCTGA
- a CDS encoding pyridoxal phosphate-dependent aminotransferase — MSTVAHGALDYGELARLGLTPDDVLDFSSNINPFGPPPALVAALREALSAPLLARYPDRECLAVRRRLAALHGVSPAHVLVGNGSADLIALLMQVLARGKRVAVLAPTFGEYAHAAALAGATVHVVPRPGWRMTTNATFTPAPDEGVDACAKRLAALAPDIVVLCNPNNPTGDYLPPAALAHLRQAVPHALWLLDAAYEAFCDSLSQPAAPSAQTIVLHSLTKDFALAGLRLGYLLASPDIAARLYAAQPPWNVNALAQHAALLALDALDWRAHTIADLLVERRRVEAHLHAVGWSPYPTTTNFLLLPVGNGARMRQRLLAHGLLVRDAASFGLPHCIRIAVRRPEENDRLLAHLGSPPTTT, encoded by the coding sequence ATGTCCACAGTAGCACACGGCGCGCTCGATTACGGTGAACTCGCCCGCCTGGGGCTGACGCCCGACGACGTGCTCGACTTCTCGTCGAACATCAACCCGTTCGGTCCCCCGCCCGCGCTGGTCGCCGCCTTGCGCGAGGCGCTCAGCGCCCCCCTGCTGGCGCGCTACCCCGACCGCGAATGCCTGGCGGTGCGCCGACGGTTGGCGGCGCTCCACGGCGTCAGCCCCGCGCACGTGCTCGTGGGCAACGGTTCCGCCGATTTGATTGCCTTGCTCATGCAGGTGCTGGCGCGTGGGAAGCGCGTGGCGGTGCTTGCCCCCACCTTTGGCGAATACGCCCACGCCGCCGCGCTGGCGGGCGCAACCGTCCACGTAGTGCCCCGCCCCGGCTGGCGCATGACAACCAACGCTACCTTCACCCCAGCCCCGGACGAGGGAGTGGACGCCTGCGCCAAACGGCTGGCGGCGCTCGCGCCCGACATCGTTGTGCTCTGCAACCCCAACAACCCCACGGGCGACTACCTGCCGCCCGCCGCGCTCGCCCACCTGCGCCAAGCCGTCCCCCATGCGCTCTGGCTGCTCGACGCCGCCTACGAAGCCTTTTGCGATAGCCTCTCCCAGCCAGCCGCCCCCAGCGCGCAAACCATCGTCCTGCACTCGCTCACCAAAGATTTCGCCCTCGCCGGCTTGCGCCTCGGCTACCTGCTCGCCTCGCCCGACATCGCGGCGCGGCTCTACGCCGCCCAGCCCCCCTGGAACGTGAACGCCCTGGCGCAACACGCCGCCCTGCTCGCCCTGGACGCCCTCGACTGGCGGGCGCACACCATCGCCGACCTGCTTGTCGAACGCCGCCGCGTAGAAGCCCATCTGCACGCCGTCGGCTGGAGCCCCTACCCCACCACGACCAACTTCCTGCTCTTGCCCGTCGGCAACGGCGCCCGTATGCGCCAACGTCTCCTGGCGCATGGGCTTCTCGTCCGCGACGCCGCCTCATTCGGCTTGCCCCACTGCATCCGCATCGCTGTGCGGCGTCCTGAGGAAAACGACCGCTTGCTCGCGCACCTTGGTTCACCACCCACAACCACCTGA
- a CDS encoding cobaltochelatase subunit CobN codes for MPPSRYIRSRVLRPDGKLINVVHHRGHLMVCATGCCCGHTERGHAPVPTDLYHTEWERRKLRNKVHLTQGGCLGPCPLANVVLLIFDGRPIWFHSVNSREQILAIFDYIEAMLAADGYLPPPPDLADFVFDYYTWTHDGRLLTGETTPAATPAASARPSHHPAADIVLLSHADTDLLTLAAARPLLPDDFPSVDAVSLNSIKQEAHMQRLIAERLHGARVIIVRLLGRLGGVPGMPLLVEHARAHDTALLLLSGAGAPDPELAALSTVDPALLESAAAYLHAGGRQNMLNLLRFLADHFLLTTYDYEPPRDLPAHGCYHPTHAPESTPTPTWLDPARPTVGVLFYRAHWLSGNLDFVDALVHAIEAHGANALPVFTASLREQDDEGFPAAFTFLRDEWGRARVDVLLSTLAFAMSSATPAADDLDWSAEALALLDVPVVQAIPAGVSKWQWEIAPRGLNPLDTAMHVALPEFDGRIIGVPISFKEKRPACDGGCCADAATFDVTIYAPEPDRIARVVGLALRLAELRRTPNAHKRIAFVLTNSSGKAAKVGNAVGLDSPASLMRLFAAMREAGYTLHNLPPDGDTLIHTLLERGSYDETFLTETQLAHAVIRIPAEQYRRWFDDLPAAQREEIVRQWGEPPGDAYVHEGHICLPALDLGNALVVLQPPRGYGMDPDAIYHRPDLPPPHYYYALYRWLRDEWRAHAIVHMGKHGTLEWLPGKSVGLSAACYPDSFLGDMPLIYPFILNDPGEGTQAKRRAHAVIIDHLTPPITTADGYGELAELMQLVDEYYQVEMLDPAKLPIIQRQIWDLIKRANLDQDLALIMRQDHGDHVHEWDPTETEDGTPVSLAEMQGRDVAHLIEDLDGYLCELAGAHIRGGLHILGRIPEGDDLVDLVLALTRLPNLDAPSLRAALAATFGLALDEMLDTLGRRMENVPTALADLADRPLITAGDVVQALDELAHHLVASLALHNFDPARIEAVLAETLPTPHEDVRCVLAFICTRLVPRLRQTEDEIANLLAALDGRYVPAGPSGAPTRGNAHVLPTGRNFYAVDPRALPSPAAWHVGQDLAREVLERYRRETGDYPEEVGLSMWGTSAMRTHGDDVAQALALLGVRPVWHRASRRVVGVEVIPLEELGRPRVDVTVRISGFFRDAFPHLVALLDEAVRAVIERPEPLDRNFVRKHYLDDLARLMAQGLSANEAERRARYRIFGSKPGTYGAGILPLIEEGNWQNEHDFAEAYVNWGGYAYTADEQGVDARDTFRHRLSHVEVALHNQDNREHDIFDSDDYLQFHGGMIATIRALTGRKPRHYFGDTHDPSRVKVRDLREEVLRVYRTRVVNPKWLERIRQHGYKGGLEVAATVDYLFGYDATADVVDDWMYEEVAQRYALDPEMQRFLQQSNPWALQAISERLLEAVERGLWANPSPETVAALHALHEQAETVLEHQTE; via the coding sequence ATGCCGCCGTCACGCTATATCCGCTCGCGCGTTCTGCGTCCCGATGGAAAACTCATCAACGTCGTGCACCACCGCGGGCATCTCATGGTCTGCGCCACAGGCTGTTGCTGTGGACATACCGAACGCGGGCATGCGCCCGTGCCGACCGACCTCTACCATACCGAATGGGAACGCCGCAAACTGCGCAACAAAGTCCACCTGACCCAAGGCGGTTGTCTGGGACCCTGCCCGCTGGCAAACGTGGTTTTGCTCATCTTCGACGGGCGTCCCATCTGGTTTCACTCGGTCAATAGCCGCGAGCAAATCCTCGCCATTTTCGATTACATCGAAGCCATGCTCGCCGCCGACGGCTACCTGCCGCCGCCCCCCGACCTCGCCGATTTCGTTTTCGACTACTACACCTGGACGCACGACGGGCGTTTGCTCACGGGCGAAACCACCCCCGCCGCCACACCCGCCGCCTCGGCGCGCCCATCCCACCACCCCGCCGCCGACATCGTCCTGCTGAGCCACGCCGACACCGACCTGCTCACGCTCGCCGCCGCGCGCCCGCTCCTGCCCGACGATTTCCCCAGCGTGGACGCCGTCAGCCTGAACAGCATCAAGCAAGAAGCGCACATGCAGCGGCTGATTGCCGAACGCCTGCACGGCGCGCGCGTCATCATCGTGCGCCTGCTCGGACGCCTCGGCGGTGTGCCCGGCATGCCCCTGCTGGTTGAACACGCCCGCGCCCACGACACCGCGCTCCTCTTGCTGAGCGGCGCCGGCGCGCCCGACCCCGAACTCGCCGCCCTTTCAACCGTTGACCCCGCCTTGCTGGAAAGCGCCGCCGCCTATCTCCACGCCGGGGGACGCCAAAACATGCTGAACCTGCTCCGCTTCCTCGCCGACCACTTTTTGCTGACCACCTACGACTACGAACCGCCGCGCGACCTGCCCGCCCATGGGTGCTACCATCCCACCCACGCGCCCGAAAGCACCCCCACCCCCACCTGGCTCGACCCCGCCCGCCCCACCGTGGGCGTGCTCTTCTACCGCGCCCACTGGCTCAGCGGCAACCTCGACTTTGTGGACGCCCTGGTGCACGCCATCGAAGCGCACGGCGCGAACGCCCTGCCCGTCTTCACCGCCTCGCTCCGCGAGCAAGATGACGAGGGCTTTCCCGCCGCGTTCACCTTCCTGCGCGATGAATGGGGACGCGCCCGTGTGGACGTGCTGTTGAGCACGCTGGCGTTCGCCATGAGCAGCGCCACACCCGCCGCCGACGACCTCGATTGGTCGGCGGAAGCGCTTGCCCTGCTGGACGTGCCCGTGGTGCAAGCCATCCCCGCCGGCGTGAGCAAATGGCAATGGGAAATTGCGCCGCGCGGCTTGAACCCGCTCGATACCGCCATGCACGTCGCCCTGCCCGAATTTGACGGGCGTATCATCGGCGTGCCCATCTCGTTCAAAGAAAAACGCCCCGCTTGCGACGGCGGTTGCTGTGCCGACGCCGCCACGTTCGACGTGACCATCTACGCCCCCGAACCCGACCGCATCGCGCGTGTGGTGGGGCTGGCGCTGCGCCTGGCTGAATTGCGCCGCACCCCGAACGCTCACAAGCGCATCGCCTTCGTGCTGACCAACTCGTCGGGCAAAGCCGCCAAAGTGGGGAACGCCGTTGGGCTGGATTCGCCCGCCTCGCTCATGCGCCTGTTCGCCGCCATGCGCGAAGCCGGCTACACCCTGCACAACCTGCCCCCCGACGGCGATACGCTCATCCACACTCTGCTGGAACGCGGCTCATACGACGAGACCTTCCTCACCGAAACGCAACTCGCGCACGCCGTCATCCGCATTCCCGCTGAGCAGTACCGCCGCTGGTTCGACGACCTGCCCGCCGCCCAGCGCGAGGAAATCGTGCGCCAATGGGGCGAACCGCCCGGCGACGCCTACGTCCACGAGGGGCACATCTGCCTGCCCGCCCTCGATTTGGGCAACGCCCTGGTGGTTCTGCAACCGCCGCGCGGCTACGGCATGGACCCCGACGCCATCTACCACCGCCCCGACCTGCCGCCGCCCCACTACTACTACGCGCTCTACCGCTGGTTGCGCGATGAGTGGCGCGCCCACGCCATCGTCCACATGGGCAAACATGGCACGCTCGAATGGCTGCCCGGCAAAAGCGTTGGGCTTTCCGCCGCCTGCTACCCCGATTCGTTCCTCGGAGATATGCCGCTCATCTACCCCTTCATCTTGAACGACCCCGGCGAAGGCACACAGGCGAAACGCCGCGCCCACGCCGTCATCATTGACCACCTTACCCCGCCCATCACCACCGCCGACGGCTACGGTGAACTCGCGGAACTCATGCAGTTGGTGGATGAATACTACCAGGTCGAAATGCTCGACCCCGCCAAATTGCCCATCATCCAGCGCCAGATTTGGGACCTCATCAAGCGCGCCAACCTCGACCAGGATTTGGCGCTCATCATGCGGCAAGACCACGGCGACCACGTGCACGAGTGGGACCCCACCGAAACCGAGGACGGCACGCCCGTCTCGCTCGCCGAAATGCAAGGGCGCGACGTTGCCCACCTCATTGAAGACCTGGACGGCTATCTCTGCGAACTCGCCGGGGCGCACATTCGCGGCGGCTTGCACATTTTGGGGCGCATCCCCGAAGGCGACGACCTGGTGGATTTGGTGCTGGCGCTCACCCGCCTGCCCAACCTGGACGCGCCCAGCCTGCGCGCCGCCCTCGCCGCCACGTTCGGGCTGGCGCTTGATGAAATGCTCGACACCCTTGGGCGACGCATGGAGAACGTGCCCACGGCGCTCGCCGACCTTGCCGACCGCCCCCTCATTACCGCGGGCGACGTGGTGCAGGCGCTCGACGAACTCGCGCATCATCTGGTCGCCTCGCTCGCCCTGCACAACTTCGACCCCGCCCGCATCGAAGCGGTGCTGGCGGAGACGCTTCCCACACCGCACGAAGACGTGCGCTGCGTGCTCGCCTTCATTTGCACGCGCCTGGTGCCGCGCCTGCGCCAAACCGAAGACGAAATCGCCAATCTGCTCGCCGCGCTTGACGGGCGCTACGTCCCCGCCGGACCCAGCGGCGCCCCCACACGGGGCAACGCCCACGTGCTCCCCACGGGGCGCAACTTCTACGCGGTGGACCCGCGCGCCCTGCCTTCGCCCGCCGCCTGGCACGTTGGGCAAGACCTGGCACGCGAAGTGCTGGAACGCTACCGCCGCGAAACAGGCGACTATCCCGAAGAAGTGGGGTTGAGCATGTGGGGCACCAGCGCCATGCGCACCCACGGCGACGACGTGGCGCAAGCGCTGGCGTTGCTGGGCGTGCGCCCCGTCTGGCATCGCGCCAGCCGCCGCGTGGTGGGCGTTGAGGTCATTCCGCTGGAAGAACTGGGACGCCCCCGCGTGGATGTGACCGTGCGCATCAGCGGCTTCTTCCGCGACGCCTTCCCGCACCTGGTCGCACTGCTCGATGAGGCGGTGCGCGCCGTCATCGAACGCCCCGAACCGCTTGACCGCAACTTTGTCCGCAAGCATTACCTGGACGACCTAGCGCGTCTCATGGCGCAAGGGCTTTCAGCCAACGAAGCCGAACGCCGCGCCCGCTACCGCATCTTTGGTTCAAAGCCGGGCACGTATGGGGCGGGCATTTTGCCGCTGATTGAAGAAGGCAACTGGCAAAACGAACACGATTTCGCCGAAGCCTACGTCAATTGGGGGGGCTACGCCTACACCGCCGACGAGCAAGGCGTGGACGCGCGCGACACATTCCGCCACCGCCTGAGCCACGTCGAAGTGGCGCTCCACAATCAGGACAACCGCGAACATGACATTTTCGACAGCGACGATTATTTGCAGTTCCACGGCGGCATGATTGCCACCATCCGCGCGCTCACGGGGCGCAAACCGCGCCACTACTTCGGCGATACACACGACCCCTCACGGGTGAAAGTGCGCGACTTGCGCGAAGAAGTGTTGCGCGTCTATCGCACGCGCGTGGTGAACCCCAAATGGCTGGAACGCATTCGCCAGCATGGCTACAAGGGGGGGCTGGAAGTCGCCGCCACAGTGGATTACCTCTTCGGCTACGATGCGACCGCCGATGTGGTGGATGATTGGATGTACGAGGAAGTGGCGCAACGCTACGCGCTCGACCCTGAAATGCAACGCTTTTTGCAACAGAGCAATCCCTGGGCGCTTCAAGCCATCAGCGAACGCCTGCTTGAAGCCGTCGAGCGGGGCTTGTGGGCGAACCCTTCCCCCGAAACGGTGGCGGCGCTTCACGCCCTGCACGAACAAGCCGAAACGGTGCTGGAGCACCAAACGGAGTGA